A DNA window from Leptolyngbya sp. KIOST-1 contains the following coding sequences:
- a CDS encoding SDR family oxidoreductase has product MQLKPIHQQVVVVIGASSGIGRSAALEFARRGAQLTVAARNQEGLTSLVGEIERLGAKAIAVPADVADFDQVNAIAEATVAAFGRIDTWANCAAAGILAPFETMTIEEFRRVIDVTLMGQVYGAKVALPHLKQAGGGSLIAVSSMEGRRALPLQSPYSTAKHGLEGFLESLRVELAHDGQAINVTSIKPAVINTPFYNHMRTKVGVKPTGLPPYYDPQLVADAVVLAAEHPLRDYIVGDVGRLLDLTQRLSPELVDLALGLVGFQGQRTEEPKSAQDPDNLFEPMPGYQKVKGDFDHLTLPSISDWLIQKLMGR; this is encoded by the coding sequence ATGCAGCTCAAGCCCATCCATCAACAGGTCGTTGTCGTCATTGGGGCGTCTAGCGGCATCGGTCGCAGTGCGGCCCTGGAATTTGCCCGGCGCGGTGCTCAACTCACGGTGGCGGCCCGCAACCAGGAGGGGTTGACATCGCTGGTGGGGGAAATCGAGCGGCTGGGGGCCAAGGCGATCGCCGTACCCGCCGACGTCGCTGACTTTGATCAGGTGAATGCGATCGCCGAGGCCACCGTCGCCGCCTTTGGCCGCATCGACACCTGGGCTAACTGCGCCGCCGCCGGTATCCTCGCCCCCTTCGAGACCATGACCATTGAGGAGTTCCGCCGCGTCATCGATGTCACCCTGATGGGCCAGGTTTACGGGGCCAAAGTGGCCCTGCCCCACCTGAAACAAGCCGGGGGCGGCTCGCTGATCGCCGTTTCGTCCATGGAAGGACGCCGGGCGCTGCCGCTGCAAAGCCCCTACTCCACCGCCAAGCACGGGCTGGAGGGCTTTCTCGAATCCCTGCGGGTAGAGCTAGCCCACGACGGACAGGCCATCAACGTCACCAGCATTAAACCTGCGGTGATCAACACCCCCTTCTACAACCACATGCGAACCAAAGTCGGCGTCAAACCCACCGGCCTGCCGCCCTACTACGATCCCCAACTGGTGGCCGACGCGGTTGTGCTGGCGGCGGAACATCCCCTGCGCGACTACATCGTGGGCGATGTGGGTCGCCTGCTCGATCTGACCCAGCGGCTGTCGCCAGAGCTAGTAGACCTGGCCCTCGGCCTGGTCGGCTTTCAGGGACAGCGCACCGAGGAGCCCAAGTCTGCCCAGGACCCCGACAATTTGTTTGAACCGATGCCGGGCTACCAAAAGGTCAAGGGAGATTTTGACCACCTCACCCTTCCCAGTATTTCCGACTGGCTGATCCAAAAACTGATGGGCCGCTAG